A window of Cellulomonas sp. SLBN-39 genomic DNA:
TCGATGTCGGGGCGTCCGACGGCCGTGCCGTCGGGCCGGTGCTGGACGCCGCGTTCGCCCAGCTCTCCGCGCCCGTGCCCCGCCTGACGAGCGTCGGCGTGCCCCGGGCCGCGACCTTCGGCGAGGCCGTGACCGCCGGTCTCGACGTCCTCGAGCGCACGCTCGGCGGCGCACCGTCGCCGTGGCTGTGGCTCCTGCACGACGACAGCGCACCCGCCCCCGACGCCCTCGCGCACCTCGTGCGCACCGTCGGCCACGCCCCGTCCGTCGCCGTCGCCGGCTGCAAGCAGCGCACCTGGACCTCGCCCGAACGGTTGCTCGAGGTCGGGCTGCGCACCACCCGCTCCGGACGGCGCAGCACCGACGTCGAGCCCGGCGAGCTCGACCAGGGTCAGCACGACGGCCGGTCCGACGTGCTGGGCGTCGGCCTCGCCGGCGCCCTGGTCCGCCGCGACGTCTGGGACGCCCTCGGCGGCACCGACCCCGCCCTCGGCCCCTTCGGCGACGGCCTCGACCTCTCCCGCCGTGCCCGCCTGGCCGGGCACCGCGTCGTCGTCGTGCCCGCGGCCGTCGTCCGGCACGCGCAGGCGGCGTACCACGGCCTGCGGCCCGCCCGCGGGGACGGTGGCGAGCTCGCAGCCCGCGAGGTCGACCTCGACGGCGACGGCGAGCCCGACGGCGCCGACCCCACCCGCTCCTTCCTGCCGCGCCGCACCTCGCTCCTGCACCAGCGTCTCGTGCACGCCGCCCCCGCGCTGCTTCCGCTCGTCGTCCTGCTCGTGCCGACGGTCGCGGTGGTGCGTGCGCTCGGGCAGGTCGCCGCCAAGCGTCCCGGCCTGGCCGTCGCCGAGCTGCGGGCCGCCCTCACCGTGCTGCTGCGCCCCGGCGCGGTCGTGCGCGCCCGCGGCCGGGCCCGGACGACCCGCGTGCTCGCCCGGCGCACCCTGCACCCGCTGCAGGCGACGTGGCGCGACGTGTGGGTGCAGGCCCGCGACCGGCGGCTGGCACGCCTCGAGGCGCGCCGCGTCGTCCGTGCCCTCAGCGAGCTCGAGCTGCGCGAGCTCGCCGCCCTCGCCACCCGCCGTCGCGCCACCCTCGGCCTCGTGCTCATCGTGCTGGTCGTCGTCACGGTCGTCGCCCTCGGGCGCCTGCTCGGCCCTCTCCTGGCCGGCGGGGCCCTCACCGGACCCGCCCTCGCCCGGGCCACCACGCCGCTCGCGGACGTGTGGGCCGCCGCGACGTCGGGCTGGGTCGCCGCCGGGCTGGGCGACCGCGGCCCCGCCGACCCCCTCGCCCTGCTCCTCGTCCCCCTCGCCGCCCTCTCCGAGAGCGGCGCCGGCACCGCCCTCGGGCTCCTCGTCCTCGCCGCCGTGCCGCTCGCCGGGTACTCCGCGTGGACGGCGTCCGGCGCCGCGACGCGCTCGACCGTGCTGCGGGCGTGGGCCGCCGTCGCATGGGCCGCCGCGCCGGCCCTGCTCCTCGCCGTGGGGCAGACCCGCGTCGGCGCCGTGCTCGTGCACGTCGCCCTGCCCTGGGTCGCGCTGGGCCTGGCCCGTGCCGTCGGCGTGCAGCGCGTCGACCGGGTGCTGTCCGGTGTGGCCACGGCGGTACGGGCCGGCCCCCGCGCCGCCGAGGACGACGGACGCACCCCCGTGGTCGGCACGACGCCCGCCCGCGGCACCCCGTCCGTCCCGCACCCGCGCACGGCAGCCCCTGCCGAGGAGGACGGAGCGGCCGACGACCGCTTCGTCGGCGCCGCCGCCCCGACGGGGTCCGTCGCCGCCGCTGCGGGCGCCGCTCTCGCGCTCGCGGTCGTCCTCGCCGGCGCACCCGCGCTGCTGCCCGCCGTGCTCACGGTCGTCCTCGCGGTCGCGGCGACCGCGCCGCGCGGCCGCCTGCGGGTGCTGCTCGTGCCGGTGCCGTCGCTCGTGCTGCTCGCCCCGCTCCTGGCCGAGGTCGCGCGCCGCGGCACCGACGGGCTCGCCCTGCTGCTCGCCGACCCCGGAGCGCCCGCCCTGGCCGCGCCGGCGGCCGGCTGGCAGCGGGTCCTGGGCCTGCCCGCGGACGCGACGGGCCTGGTGCCGCAGCTGCCCGGCACCGCCGCCCTCGTGGTCGTCGCGGCGCCGGGCGCGGTGCTGGTCCTGCTCGCGGTCCTCGCGCTGCTGCGGGGCGCGCCCGTGTCCCGCGCCGTCCGCCTCTGCTGGTGGGCCGCCGCCGCGGGCCTGGCCACGGCCGCCGTCGTCGCCGCCGTGACCGCGGTGCCGACGGCCGAGGGCACCGGCCCCGCCTGGACGGGCGCCGCGCTCTCGCTCGCCACCCTCGGGCTGCTCGCCGCCGGCCTGCTCGGCGCCGACCGCCTGCGCGAGCGCCTCGCCGCGCAGACGTTCGGCTGGCGGCAGCCGGCGGCCGTGCTCGTCGCGGTGCTCGCCGCCGTCGTCGTGCTCACGCCGCTGGTCGGCTGGACGGCTGGAGTGCGCGGCGGGGGGTCGCCGGGCGTCGTCTCGGGCCCGGTGGTCCCCGCCGTCGGGCAGCAGGGCGCTCAGTCGGCGGCCGCGTCGCGGGTGCTCGCCCTGACGGTACGGACCGACGGCACGCTCGCCTGGCAGCTGCTGCGCGCCGACGGCACGCAGATGGTCGACCAGTCCGCGGCGGTGCGGACCCGCCAGCTCGTCGAGGACGACGCCGCGGACCCCGCGACCGCCGAGGTGCACACCCTCGTGGCGCGGCTCTCCACCAGCACCGCGCCGGACGCGGCCGCTGGGCTCGCGGCCCTCGCCGTCGGCGACGTGCTCGTGCCCGCGGCGACCGACCCGGCCGCGGACGCCGCGCGCACCCGCCTCGTCGCTGTGCTCGACGCCACGCCGGGGCTCGAGCGTGTCACCCACGACGCCGCGGGCACCCTGTGGCGCGTCGCGGGGGCGGACGGCGACGTCGTCACCTCCTGGGCCCGTACGGTGCCCGAGGACGCGTCCGACGCCGCCGCGGACGACCCCGCCCTGCTGGCGGGCGAGGCCGCCCCGGTCGACGCCGACCGACGGACCGTGCGCACCACCGTCGAGGACGGCGACGGACGCCGCGTCCTCGTCCTCGCGGAGCGGTCCGGCGACGGCTGGCACGCGTGGCTGGACGGGCGCCCCCTCGCCCCGACCACGGTCGGCTGGCGGCAGGCGTTCGTCCTCGGCGCCGACGGCGGACGGCTCGTGGTCCGCCACGACGCCCCCGGCCGCACGCCGTGGCTGAGCGCCCTCGGCGCCACCGTCGTCCTGACGGGGCTGCTCGCCGTACCGCTGCGCCGCCGGCGGGGGGTGCGCACATGAGCTCGCGCCGCGCACGCAGGGCCCGCGAGCGCGCCCTGCAGACCGTCTCGGGCGTCGCCCTGCTCGCCGCCGTCGCGGCGTCGCTCGCCGTCGGCGGACGGCTCGGGGTCGCCCCCGTGCGGGCGGGCGAGCCGGCGCAGGTCGCGGTCCCGCCCTCGGCGTCGACGCTGGTCTGCCCGGGCCCGCTGGTGCTGCCGGGCGGCTCCGGCCGCGGCGACGCGGGCTTCGACCCGGTGCCCGTCCCGCCGCAGGCCCGCGTCGAGGTGCTGTCCGTGGCGGGCCCCGGCGCCGGCGACGTCGCGGTGACCGGTCTGGACGCGGCCTCGGTCGTGACCTCCCTGCCCGCCGGCGGCGGGTCCACCGGGCTCGACGCGGCCGACACCACCACCGCCGTGCGCGCGGCCCCGGCGCAGGACGCGCCTCTCGTGGCGGCGGCCGCCGCGGTCCGCGTCACGGACGGCGACCTGCGCGGCAGCGCGGCCGTGTCGTGCACGGCTCCCGGCGTCGAGCAGTGGCTCGTCGGGGGGTCGACCACGCCGGGGGCGACGACGTCGCTGCTGCTGGTGAACGCCGGGCTGACGGCGGCCCAGGTCGAGGTCCGCGTGCTCGGTGCGGCCGGTCCCGTGGACCTGGCCTCCGACCTGGTCGTCGTGGCGCCCGGCGACCGGTCCGTGGTCGACCTCACGGGTGCGGCGCCCGGTCAGCCGGCGCTCGTCGTGCACGTCGCCTCCACCGGCGGCCAGGTCGCGGCGTACCTGCAGGACGCCCGCCTCGACGGCTTCACCCCCGCCGGGGTCGAGCTCGTCGGCGCCTCGGCGGCGCCCGCGACGCGGCAACGGGTGCCGGGCGTCTCGGCCGGGCCCGACGAGGCGGACTCCGCCGTGCTGCGGCTGCTCGCGACCGAGCGCAGCACGACCGCCACGGTCACCGTCCTCGGCGAGGAAGGTCCCGTGGACGTCCCCGGTCTCGACCGGGTGCCCCTCACGGCCGGCACGGTCGTCGACGTGCCCCTCACCGGGCTGCCGGAGGGCGAGCGCACGGTCGTGGTCGACGCGGGTGCCCCCGTCGTCGCGGCGGCCGAGTCGGCGCGCACGGGCGAGCCCGGCGAGCTCGACGACGCCCCCCGGGTCGAGCGGGCGTGGTCCCCGTCGACGCCCGGCGCCGACGGGGTCGTGGCGCTGCCGGCGGGGATGCGGGCGCGGCTCGTCGTCGGGGCGGTCGCCGCCGGCGACGCGGCCGGCGAGGGGGTGGGCACCGCGCTGCTGCGGGTGCTCGACGCCCAGGGCGAGGCGCTCCTCGAGAGCACCGTCAGCGTGGACGCCGGGACCACGGGCGCGTGGGACCTGTCGGCGCTGTCCGACGAGGACCTGTCCGACCTCGCGGCGGGGGTGCAGCTCGTCGACGCCGTCGGGGCCGAGCTCGCGTGGTCGGTCCTCGTGCAGCGCGAGCAGGCCGACGGGACGCTGGTCTCCGTGCTGGTGCCGGTGCCGGCGCCCGCGCAGGAGCCGACGGTCGCGGTCGTCGAGGACCCGCGGGTGGCGCTGCGGGGCTGAGCCGACTGCCTCGGCGGCGGTCGACCGGGTCCCGGTCGGGTCAGGCGCGCTCGGTCGCGCGCATCTGCACGCGCTCGCGCACCCGCAGCCCGAGGTTCACCGCGAGCCGCACGGGTGCCTGGTACCAGCGCCCGTACCGCCGGCCCAGGTACTGGCGGGCCGACGCGTGGTGCGCGCGGATCATCGGCGCCGGTCGCTGACGCCACGACGTGCCGCCCACGTGGGTCACGTGCACGTCGGGCACGTAGACGTTCTCCCAGCCGGCGCGGCCGAGGCGCTCGCCGAGGTCCACGTCCTCGAAGAACATGAAGTAGCTCTCGTCGAAGCCGCCGATCTGCTCGAACGCGGTCCGGCGCAGCACCAGGCAGGCGCCCGAGAGCCAGCCGGCGGCGCGCAGGTAGCCGCCCATCGTCTCGTGCCGGGCCTGGTAGGTGCGCGTCCACGGGTTGTTGGGCCACGGCTTGGCGAAGATCGCGTGGCCCGCGCCGGCCGCGAGCGACGGCAGGGCCCGCGCCGAGGGGTACACGCTGCCGTCGGTGTTCAGCAGCATCGGACCGAGCGCACCGGCCGTCGGCTGCTCGTCGCCCGCCGCGAGCAGGCGGTCCAGCGAGCCCGGGGTCCACTCGATGTCGGAGTTGGCGACCACGAGGTAGGGGGTGCTCGCGCCCTGGCAGCCGAGGTTCGCGGCGGCGCCGTAGCCCAGGTTGCGCCCCGGGACGACGAGGGAGGCGCCCGCCGCGTCCGCGACGCGGGAGGCGACGGTCTGGTCGGTCCCGTTGTCGACGATCACGAGCTCGACCGGGTCGGCGGTCGCGGTGGCGAGGGTCCGCACGAAGCGGTCGAGCTCGCTGCCCGGGTGGAAGACGACGCACACGACACGCACGCGCGTCGCCGCAGATCGGGACGCCGCCCGGGCGGTGGCGTCGGCAGGGACCGCCTCCGGCGCGGGGGCGGGGGAGGAGGGGCTCGGCGCCGGGCTCGTCGCACTCATCGTCGGCACACCCTAGTGGTCCTCGCCGTAGCCCGGGTCCACGTCGTCGGGGGATCTTCCGAGCAGGTGCGCGACCTGCTCGACGACGACGTCGCGGACGAGGTCGGCGAGGTCCGCCGGGTCCGCGGCCCGCTGCTCCACCGGGCGGCGGTAGACCACGACCCGGTGCGGCAGCCCGGCGTCGGCGGGGAAGCAGCGGCCGAGCGGGACGCCGCCGCGCTCCCACGGCGCCGGGTTCGACGGCGGGACGTCCTCGACGGCGAACTCGGTGCCGGCCAGCTGGTCGGACCACCGCTGCTCGAGCTCCTCGACGGCGTCGAGCACGAGGTCGTCGAACCGCTCGGCGCGCGTGCGGTAGCCCGGCGTCGACATCGGCAGCAGCGGGCCCCGGGGGCCCCGCCCACGACGGTCACGACGCCGGACGGCGTGCCCGCCCGCGAGCGCCGCACCGGGCGGCGGGGACGCGCGGCGCGCGACGGACCCGCGGTCCGACGGGCCGGGGCGGCGGGGCGTTGAGCTCACCGGCCCACTGTAGCCAGCGCACCGTCGCCGGCAGGGCCGTCCGGGTCGTCCGGCCGGCGTCCGGGGTACGTGGTCCGCGTGTACACGCGGGCGTGGCGCCCGGACGGGGGTACGGTCTGCACGTGAGATCCGTCCGCCAGTGCTCGCGCACCGCGTGCCCGCACGCCGCGGTGGCCACGCTCACCTACGTGTACGCGGACTCCACGGCGGTGCTCGGGCCCCTGGCGCAGCTGGCCGAGCCCCACTCGTACGACCTGTGCGTCGCGCACGCCGAGCGGCTGACGGCCCCGCGGGGCTGGGAGATCGTCCGGCTGACGCCGGACCTGCAGGCCCCCGAGCCGAGCCGTGACGACCTGCTGGCCCTGGCCGACGCGGTCCGTGAGGCGGGCCGGCGTCGTGCTCCGGAGCCGGTCGGGCCGCTGGAGTCCGTGCCCCCGCCCGCGGCTCCCGAGGACGGTCGCCGTCGCGGGCACCTGCGCGTGGTGCACGGGGACGGCGCGCCGTGAGCAGCCGTCGTCGGGGTCGTCCCGACGACGAGCCGCTGCCCCTGGGCTCGTTCAGCCGCCCGTCGTTCGGCGGTGCGCCGGGCTCGCAGGCGTGCCCGCGCTGCGGCCGCACCGACCTCACCCGGATCGAGATGGGCCTGCCGGACGGCCGCCCGGGGACGTTCGTGTCCTGCACCGGGTGCGAGACGACCGCCTGGTTCGCGGCCGACGGCGACGGCAGCCCGCTGCGGCTCGACGGCACGCCGCTCGACCTGCCGGACCGGGGCTGACCCCGCGACCCCGGGCGGCCCGTCGCGGCCCGCGGCACGGGCGCAGCCGCACCGACCCGCGTCGCTAGAGTGGGCGCAGCCAGTTCGAACCCGAGGCGAAAGAGCTCCCGTGCCCGCACCTGTCGACCTGTCCGCGCTCATCAAGGCCTACGACGTGCGTGGCACGTACCCCGACCAGCTCGACGCCCGGGTGGCGCGCGCCATCGGCGCGGCCTTCGCCGACGTCGTGGTGCTGCCGGAGGCCGCGGGCACCCCGACCGTGGTGGTCGGCAACGACATGCGCCCCTCCGGGCCCGAGCTCGTCGGCGCCTTCGCCGAGGGCCTGACCGCCCGCGGCGTCGACGTCGTCCTCATCGGGCTGTGCTCGACGGACGGTCTCTACCACGCGTCGGGCGCCCGCGGGGTCCCGGGGGCGATGTTCACGGCCAGCCACAACCCGGCGCAGTACAACGGCATCAAGCTCTGCCGCGCCGGCGCCCGGCCCGTGGGGCAGGACAGCGGCCTCACGCAGGTCCGCGAGCTCGCGGGCCGCTACCTCGCGGAGGAGGTGCCGGTCGTCGACGTGCCGGGCACGGTCCGCGAGGAGGAGATGCTGACGGAGTACGCGACGTTCCTGCGCTCGCTGGTCGACCTGTCCGGGGGGCGGCCGCTGAAGGTCGTCGTCGACGCGGGCAACGGCATGGGCGGGCACACGGTCCCGGCGGTGCTGGGCACCGGCGCCGGCCTGCCGGAGCTGCCGCTGGACGTCGTGCCGCTGTACTTCGAGCTGGACGGGACCTTCCCCAACCACGAGGCGAACCCGCTGGAGCCCGCCAACCTGGTGGACCTGCAGGCCGCCGTCGTCGAGCACGGCGCGGACCTGGGCCTGGCCTTCGACGGCGACGCGGACCGCTGCTTCGTCGTCGACGAGAACGGCGACGCGGTGAGCCCGTCCGCGATCACCGCGCTGGTCGGTCTGCGCGAGGTCGCCCGCGAGGTCGCCGCGGGACGCACCCCGACGGTGATCCACAACCTCATCACGTCCCAGGTGGTGCCCGACCTGCTGGGCGCCGCGGGCGCGCGCACGGTGCGCACGCGCGTGGGGCACTCGTTCATCAAGGCGCAGATGGCCGAGCACGACGCCGTCTTCGGCGGCGAGCACAGCGCGCACTACTACTTCCGCGACTTCTTCTTCGCCGACACCGGCATGCTCGCGGCCATGCACGTGCTGGCCGCGCTCGGGTCGCAGCCGCACCCGCTGTCGGCGCTGGCCGACCAGTACCAGCCGTACGCGGCGAGCGGCGAGATCAACTCCCGGGTCGTGGACGTGGCCGCGGCGCGGGCCCGCGTCGTCGAGGCCTACGTGACGCAGCAGGGCGCCGGCCCGGTCGAGGTCGACGAGCTCGACGGCCTGACGGTCTCGCACTGGTCGGGCCACCCGCAGTGGTGGTTCAACCTGCGCGCGTCGAACACCGAGCCGCTGCTGCGCCTGAACGTGGAGGCGGCCGACGAGGACATCATGGAGAAGGTCCGCGACGACGTCCTGGGCCTGGTGCGGCAGGAGGAGGGCGCATGAGCGACGAGGCGACGGCCGTGCGGCTCGACCCGTGGGCGCGGGCGCTGCTGCGCTGCCCGGTCACGGGCTCGGAGCTGGTGGACGGCACGGACGCGGACGGGGCACCGGTGCTGATCGGCACCGACGGCACGCGCCGGCTGGCGTACCCGGTGCGCGACGGCATCCCGGTGCTGCTCGTCGACGAGGCGCGCGCGCTCTGACACGACGAGGGACGGGCCCCCGCACGGTGTGCGGGGGCCCGTCCCTCGTCGTGGGGGCGTCGGTCACCTGCCGGCGGCCTGCTCCAGCTCGTCGACGACCTCCGGGTTCTCCTCGAGCCAGGCCCGCGCGGACGCGCCCGGGTCGGTGCCGCCGTCCTCGTTGAACATGAGGTTCTCGAGGGAGAAGAGCTGCTCGTCGGTCAGCGTGAAGGCCGCGACCATCGCGGACAGCGACGGGTAGTCCTCCGTGAAGCCGGTGCGCCCGACCGAGTGGATCTCCTCCGCGTCACCCATGACGCCCGCGGGGTCCTCGAGGTCGCGGATCGGGTACGCGTCGTAGGCCCAGTGCGGGCGCCACAGCGTCACCACGACGTCCTCGCCGGCCGAGGTGGCGGCGTCGAGCTCGGCCAGCATGGCGGGCGTGGACGAGACCACGAGCTCCATGTCCTCCAGCCCGTACTCCGGCACGGCCTCCTCCTGGACGATGCGCGTCAGGCCGGCACCCGCCTCGATGCCGATGATCCGACCGCCGAACGCGTCCGCGTTCTCGGCGAGCTCGTCCAGCGACGTGATCGGTGCGTCCTCGTTCACCGCGACGGTCAGCGTGGCGTCGTCGTACCAGACGCCGAGCTGCTCGAGGTCGTCGCCGTACTCCTCGAGGTAGTCCGCGTGCGTCGCGGGCAGCCACATGTCGAAGTTCACGTCGTAGTCGCCCGAGGCCAGACCGGTGTAGACGATGCCCGGGTCGGCCTCCTGGGTCTCGACCTCGTAGCCGGCGTCCTCGAGGACCGCGGCGAACAGGTGCGAGACGGCGATGCCCTCGTCCCAGCCGGAGTGGATGCCGATCGAGACGGTCGGCAGGTCGCCGTTCTCGAGGCGTTCGGCCTCGGCGTCGCCGCCGGAGCAGGCGGCCAGCCCGAGGGTGAGGGCCGTCGCGGTGGCGAGGGTGGTGCGCAGGCGTTCGCGGGTCATCGTGTCCTTCCGTGAGGGACGGGCCTGGTGCCCGTCCCGGGGGTGGGGAGCCGGCGCCGGGGCGCCGGACGTGTGTCAGGCCGCGGACGCGGCGAGGGCGCGCGAGACGGGTGCGCGGGCGGCCAGCGCGGACGTCACGCGGTCGAGGAACATGGCGAGGATGACGACCGACAGGCCGGCCTCGACGCCGAGGGAGATGTTCACCCGGGTCAGGGCGCTGACGACCTCGCCCCCCAGGCCGCCGGCCCCGACGAGGCCGGCCATGACGACCATCGACAGGGCGAGCATGATCACCTGGTTCACCCCGGCCATGATCGTGGGCAGTGCGAGGGGCAGCTGGATGTCGCGCAGGATGCGGCCCTCGGTGGCGCCGAAGGCGTGCCCGGCCTCGACGACCTCGCGGTCGACCTGCCGGATGCCGAGCTCGGTG
This region includes:
- a CDS encoding glycosyltransferase, which encodes MTDTLSPVDLPTTASVPVTTPVTAVVVTRGRTGYLATTLRALAAQVRRPTRVLVVDVGASDGRAVGPVLDAAFAQLSAPVPRLTSVGVPRAATFGEAVTAGLDVLERTLGGAPSPWLWLLHDDSAPAPDALAHLVRTVGHAPSVAVAGCKQRTWTSPERLLEVGLRTTRSGRRSTDVEPGELDQGQHDGRSDVLGVGLAGALVRRDVWDALGGTDPALGPFGDGLDLSRRARLAGHRVVVVPAAVVRHAQAAYHGLRPARGDGGELAAREVDLDGDGEPDGADPTRSFLPRRTSLLHQRLVHAAPALLPLVVLLVPTVAVVRALGQVAAKRPGLAVAELRAALTVLLRPGAVVRARGRARTTRVLARRTLHPLQATWRDVWVQARDRRLARLEARRVVRALSELELRELAALATRRRATLGLVLIVLVVVTVVALGRLLGPLLAGGALTGPALARATTPLADVWAAATSGWVAAGLGDRGPADPLALLLVPLAALSESGAGTALGLLVLAAVPLAGYSAWTASGAATRSTVLRAWAAVAWAAAPALLLAVGQTRVGAVLVHVALPWVALGLARAVGVQRVDRVLSGVATAVRAGPRAAEDDGRTPVVGTTPARGTPSVPHPRTAAPAEEDGAADDRFVGAAAPTGSVAAAAGAALALAVVLAGAPALLPAVLTVVLAVAATAPRGRLRVLLVPVPSLVLLAPLLAEVARRGTDGLALLLADPGAPALAAPAAGWQRVLGLPADATGLVPQLPGTAALVVVAAPGAVLVLLAVLALLRGAPVSRAVRLCWWAAAAGLATAAVVAAVTAVPTAEGTGPAWTGAALSLATLGLLAAGLLGADRLRERLAAQTFGWRQPAAVLVAVLAAVVVLTPLVGWTAGVRGGGSPGVVSGPVVPAVGQQGAQSAAASRVLALTVRTDGTLAWQLLRADGTQMVDQSAAVRTRQLVEDDAADPATAEVHTLVARLSTSTAPDAAAGLAALAVGDVLVPAATDPAADAARTRLVAVLDATPGLERVTHDAAGTLWRVAGADGDVVTSWARTVPEDASDAAADDPALLAGEAAPVDADRRTVRTTVEDGDGRRVLVLAERSGDGWHAWLDGRPLAPTTVGWRQAFVLGADGGRLVVRHDAPGRTPWLSALGATVVLTGLLAVPLRRRRGVRT
- a CDS encoding DUF5719 family protein; its protein translation is MSSRRARRARERALQTVSGVALLAAVAASLAVGGRLGVAPVRAGEPAQVAVPPSASTLVCPGPLVLPGGSGRGDAGFDPVPVPPQARVEVLSVAGPGAGDVAVTGLDAASVVTSLPAGGGSTGLDAADTTTAVRAAPAQDAPLVAAAAAVRVTDGDLRGSAAVSCTAPGVEQWLVGGSTTPGATTSLLLVNAGLTAAQVEVRVLGAAGPVDLASDLVVVAPGDRSVVDLTGAAPGQPALVVHVASTGGQVAAYLQDARLDGFTPAGVELVGASAAPATRQRVPGVSAGPDEADSAVLRLLATERSTTATVTVLGEEGPVDVPGLDRVPLTAGTVVDVPLTGLPEGERTVVVDAGAPVVAAAESARTGEPGELDDAPRVERAWSPSTPGADGVVALPAGMRARLVVGAVAAGDAAGEGVGTALLRVLDAQGEALLESTVSVDAGTTGAWDLSALSDEDLSDLAAGVQLVDAVGAELAWSVLVQREQADGTLVSVLVPVPAPAQEPTVAVVEDPRVALRG
- a CDS encoding glycosyltransferase family 2 protein — protein: MSATSPAPSPSSPAPAPEAVPADATARAASRSAATRVRVVCVVFHPGSELDRFVRTLATATADPVELVIVDNGTDQTVASRVADAAGASLVVPGRNLGYGAAANLGCQGASTPYLVVANSDIEWTPGSLDRLLAAGDEQPTAGALGPMLLNTDGSVYPSARALPSLAAGAGHAIFAKPWPNNPWTRTYQARHETMGGYLRAAGWLSGACLVLRRTAFEQIGGFDESYFMFFEDVDLGERLGRAGWENVYVPDVHVTHVGGTSWRQRPAPMIRAHHASARQYLGRRYGRWYQAPVRLAVNLGLRVRERVQMRATERA
- a CDS encoding metallopeptidase family protein, translated to MSSTPRRPGPSDRGSVARRASPPPGAALAGGHAVRRRDRRGRGPRGPLLPMSTPGYRTRAERFDDLVLDAVEELEQRWSDQLAGTEFAVEDVPPSNPAPWERGGVPLGRCFPADAGLPHRVVVYRRPVEQRAADPADLADLVRDVVVEQVAHLLGRSPDDVDPGYGEDH
- a CDS encoding DUF3499 domain-containing protein, which produces MRSVRQCSRTACPHAAVATLTYVYADSTAVLGPLAQLAEPHSYDLCVAHAERLTAPRGWEIVRLTPDLQAPEPSRDDLLALADAVREAGRRRAPEPVGPLESVPPPAAPEDGRRRGHLRVVHGDGAP
- a CDS encoding phosphomannomutase/phosphoglucomutase; translation: MPAPVDLSALIKAYDVRGTYPDQLDARVARAIGAAFADVVVLPEAAGTPTVVVGNDMRPSGPELVGAFAEGLTARGVDVVLIGLCSTDGLYHASGARGVPGAMFTASHNPAQYNGIKLCRAGARPVGQDSGLTQVRELAGRYLAEEVPVVDVPGTVREEEMLTEYATFLRSLVDLSGGRPLKVVVDAGNGMGGHTVPAVLGTGAGLPELPLDVVPLYFELDGTFPNHEANPLEPANLVDLQAAVVEHGADLGLAFDGDADRCFVVDENGDAVSPSAITALVGLREVAREVAAGRTPTVIHNLITSQVVPDLLGAAGARTVRTRVGHSFIKAQMAEHDAVFGGEHSAHYYFRDFFFADTGMLAAMHVLAALGSQPHPLSALADQYQPYAASGEINSRVVDVAAARARVVEAYVTQQGAGPVEVDELDGLTVSHWSGHPQWWFNLRASNTEPLLRLNVEAADEDIMEKVRDDVLGLVRQEEGA
- a CDS encoding Trm112 family protein, whose protein sequence is MSDEATAVRLDPWARALLRCPVTGSELVDGTDADGAPVLIGTDGTRRLAYPVRDGIPVLLVDEARAL
- a CDS encoding glycine betaine ABC transporter substrate-binding protein, which encodes MTRERLRTTLATATALTLGLAACSGGDAEAERLENGDLPTVSIGIHSGWDEGIAVSHLFAAVLEDAGYEVETQEADPGIVYTGLASGDYDVNFDMWLPATHADYLEEYGDDLEQLGVWYDDATLTVAVNEDAPITSLDELAENADAFGGRIIGIEAGAGLTRIVQEEAVPEYGLEDMELVVSSTPAMLAELDAATSAGEDVVVTLWRPHWAYDAYPIRDLEDPAGVMGDAEEIHSVGRTGFTEDYPSLSAMVAAFTLTDEQLFSLENLMFNEDGGTDPGASARAWLEENPEVVDELEQAAGR